A single genomic interval of Sinorhizobium garamanticum harbors:
- a CDS encoding aldehyde dehydrogenase family protein produces the protein MTVLVRPKALGDYKIREFRMLIDGKWVDGAEGRTIERVAPGHGVTVSRYQAATKIDAERAIAAARRAFDDGPWPRMTASERSLTLLRAADMIAARADELAFLDAIESGKPISQAKAELAGAADIWRYAAALARDLSGESYNTLGDGTLGVVLREAIGVVSIITPWNFPFLIVSQKLPFALAAGCTTVVKPSELTSGSTLVLGEILEAAGVPAGVVNIIVGTGPEAGAPLTSHPAVDMVSFTGSTGVGRLTMANAAQTLKKVSLELGGKNPQIVFPDANLDEFIDAAVFGAYFNAGECCNAGSRLILHRDIADEVTARIASLSAKVKVGDPLDPETQVGAIITPQHLEKIAGYVSSASSDGATVAHGGAALDLGMGQFMAPTILSAVRPDMAVAREEVFGPVLSVLTFETTEEAIRIANSIDYGLSAGVWSRDFDTCLTIGRRVRAGTIWMNTFMDGASELPFGGYRQSGLGRELGRHAVEDYTETKTLNMHIGQRTNWWMPR, from the coding sequence ATGACGGTTCTGGTGAGACCCAAGGCACTCGGCGACTACAAGATCCGCGAATTCCGAATGCTGATCGACGGCAAGTGGGTCGATGGCGCCGAAGGCCGCACGATCGAGCGGGTGGCGCCAGGTCACGGCGTGACCGTCAGCCGCTACCAGGCGGCGACGAAGATCGATGCCGAACGTGCGATCGCGGCGGCCAGGCGCGCCTTCGACGACGGTCCCTGGCCGCGCATGACCGCGTCGGAGCGGTCGCTGACCCTGCTCCGCGCCGCCGACATGATCGCCGCGCGCGCCGATGAGCTCGCGTTTCTCGATGCGATCGAATCGGGCAAGCCCATCAGCCAGGCCAAGGCCGAATTGGCAGGTGCCGCCGATATCTGGCGCTATGCCGCAGCACTCGCCCGCGATCTTTCCGGCGAAAGCTACAATACGCTCGGGGACGGCACGCTCGGCGTTGTGCTGCGCGAAGCGATCGGCGTCGTGTCGATCATCACGCCGTGGAATTTCCCTTTCCTGATCGTCAGCCAGAAGCTGCCGTTTGCGCTTGCTGCCGGCTGCACGACGGTGGTGAAGCCGTCGGAGCTCACTTCGGGTTCGACGCTCGTACTTGGCGAGATCCTCGAAGCCGCTGGTGTTCCGGCCGGCGTCGTCAATATCATCGTCGGCACGGGGCCGGAGGCCGGTGCGCCGCTGACGAGCCATCCGGCCGTCGACATGGTTTCCTTCACGGGCTCGACCGGCGTCGGCCGGCTCACTATGGCGAATGCCGCACAGACCTTGAAGAAGGTTTCGCTCGAACTCGGCGGCAAGAACCCGCAAATCGTCTTTCCCGACGCCAATCTCGATGAGTTCATCGATGCCGCCGTCTTCGGCGCCTATTTCAATGCCGGCGAATGCTGCAATGCCGGCTCGCGGCTGATCCTCCACCGCGATATCGCCGACGAGGTGACGGCGCGCATCGCTAGCCTCTCGGCCAAGGTGAAGGTCGGCGATCCGCTTGATCCCGAAACGCAGGTGGGGGCGATCATCACGCCGCAGCATCTCGAAAAGATTGCCGGCTATGTTTCTTCCGCCTCCAGCGATGGCGCGACTGTCGCCCATGGCGGTGCGGCGCTCGATCTCGGCATGGGTCAGTTCATGGCGCCGACCATCCTCTCAGCCGTGAGACCGGACATGGCGGTCGCCCGCGAAGAAGTGTTCGGCCCGGTGCTCTCCGTCCTCACCTTCGAGACGACGGAAGAAGCGATCCGCATTGCCAACTCCATCGACTACGGGCTCTCGGCCGGAGTCTGGAGCCGCGATTTCGACACGTGTCTCACCATCGGTCGCCGCGTGCGTGCCGGCACGATCTGGATGAACACCTTCATGGACGGCGCATCGGAGCTGCCCTTCGGCGGTTACCGGCAATCCGGCCTTGGCCGCGAGCTCGGACGTCATGCGGTCGAGGACTACACAGAGACCAAGACGCTCAACATGCATATCGGCCAGCGCACCAACTGGTGGATGCCGCGCTGA
- a CDS encoding LacI family transcriptional regulator, whose amino-acid sequence MASRSKTVRSGTGPANSRGKPTLRTIADITGLAVTTVSRALANAPQISIETRNRVRQVALDIGYSPDRAAQRLKTGRTNVIAVLLEPHEEILGYGTSVMAGIAKALQGTSYHLIVMPNFLNAANIDAINYIIRNSMADGLIFSRTEALDPRVRLLSETGFPFVTHGRTELATAHPFVDYDNFTFAYEATRRLIAKGRRRLALISGPAGYTFASHIQHGFMTAVREAGCAYEILSDIDLDSPAGAIRDRIRRRYAEKDPPDGFTCGGEVCALATITGMTDCGLTLGDEYDIVAKQTSQLLGAIQPRVDTIYEDLTATGEHMGRILLRRIAGSTDVNELQLLLSPDLPFETQAVSVAD is encoded by the coding sequence TTGGCCTCTCGCTCCAAAACCGTCAGGTCTGGCACCGGCCCGGCAAACAGTCGCGGCAAGCCGACCCTGCGCACCATTGCCGATATCACTGGCCTTGCCGTCACGACGGTGTCGCGGGCGCTCGCCAACGCGCCGCAAATCTCGATCGAGACGCGCAACCGCGTTCGCCAGGTGGCACTCGATATCGGTTACTCGCCGGATCGCGCCGCCCAGCGCCTGAAAACCGGCCGCACCAACGTCATCGCGGTCCTGCTCGAACCGCACGAGGAAATCCTGGGTTACGGAACCTCCGTCATGGCCGGCATCGCCAAGGCGCTCCAAGGCACCTCGTACCACCTGATCGTCATGCCGAATTTCCTGAACGCGGCGAACATCGATGCGATCAACTACATCATCCGCAACAGCATGGCGGACGGCTTGATCTTCTCGCGCACCGAAGCGCTCGATCCCCGGGTCAGGCTGCTCTCCGAAACCGGCTTCCCTTTCGTCACGCATGGCCGCACCGAGCTCGCGACGGCGCATCCCTTCGTCGACTATGACAATTTCACCTTCGCCTACGAAGCGACGCGTCGGCTGATCGCCAAGGGACGGCGCAGGCTGGCACTGATCAGCGGACCCGCGGGCTACACCTTCGCCAGCCATATCCAGCACGGCTTCATGACCGCGGTGCGCGAGGCCGGCTGTGCCTATGAAATCCTTTCCGACATCGATCTCGACAGCCCGGCGGGCGCGATCCGCGACCGTATCCGCCGCCGCTACGCCGAGAAGGACCCGCCGGACGGCTTCACCTGCGGCGGCGAGGTTTGCGCGCTCGCGACGATTACCGGCATGACCGACTGCGGCCTGACACTTGGCGACGAATACGACATCGTCGCCAAGCAGACGTCGCAATTGCTGGGCGCGATCCAGCCGCGGGTCGACACGATCTACGAGGACCTGACCGCGACCGGCGAGCATATGGGCCGCATTCTCCTGCGCCGCATTGCCGGCAGCACGGACGTCAACGAACTGCAGTTGTTGCTGAGCCCCGATCTTCCCTTCGAGACGCAAGCGGTGAGCGTTGCAGACTGA
- a CDS encoding ABC transporter substrate-binding protein, with product MRKLMTTTAVAALMLAATAVRAAENVEVLHWWTSGGEAAALDVLKKDLEAKGIGWTDMPVAGGGGTEAMTVLRARVTSGNAPTAVQMLGFDILDWAKEGALGNLDDIAAKEGWDKVVPSALQQFSKYDGHWIAAPVNVHSTNWVWINKAALDKAGGKEPANWDELIALLDKFKEQGITPVAHGGQPWQDATIFDAVVLSLGNDFYKQAFIDLDPAALGGDKMKEAFDRMTKLRSYVDDNFSGRDWNLASAMVIENKAGLQFMGDWAKGEFLKAKKVPGTDFVCIRFPGTQGSVTFNSDQFAMFKVSDDKVPAQLQMASAIESPTFQSAFNVVKGSVPARTDVPDTDFDACGKKGIKDLAEANTNGTLMGSMAHGHANPASVKNAIYDVVTRQFNGELSSEDAVKELAAAVEAAK from the coding sequence ATGCGCAAGTTGATGACGACGACGGCTGTTGCAGCATTGATGTTGGCGGCGACGGCCGTGCGCGCAGCAGAGAACGTGGAAGTGTTGCACTGGTGGACGTCCGGTGGCGAAGCTGCGGCACTCGACGTTCTGAAAAAGGACCTGGAAGCCAAGGGTATCGGCTGGACCGACATGCCGGTCGCCGGCGGCGGCGGCACGGAAGCCATGACCGTACTTCGCGCCCGCGTCACCTCCGGTAACGCTCCGACGGCGGTGCAGATGCTCGGCTTCGACATTCTCGACTGGGCCAAGGAAGGCGCACTCGGCAACCTCGACGACATTGCCGCCAAGGAAGGCTGGGACAAGGTCGTTCCGTCCGCGCTGCAGCAATTCTCGAAATATGACGGCCACTGGATCGCCGCCCCGGTCAACGTCCATTCGACGAACTGGGTCTGGATCAACAAGGCCGCCCTCGACAAGGCCGGCGGCAAGGAGCCGGCAAACTGGGATGAGTTGATCGCGCTGCTCGACAAGTTCAAGGAGCAGGGCATCACGCCGGTCGCTCATGGTGGCCAGCCCTGGCAGGATGCGACGATCTTCGATGCCGTCGTTCTCTCGCTCGGTAACGACTTCTACAAGCAGGCCTTCATCGACCTCGACCCGGCAGCGCTCGGCGGCGACAAGATGAAGGAAGCCTTCGACCGCATGACGAAGCTGCGCTCCTATGTCGACGACAACTTCTCCGGCCGCGACTGGAACCTTGCTTCGGCAATGGTCATCGAAAACAAAGCCGGCCTGCAGTTCATGGGTGACTGGGCGAAGGGCGAATTCCTGAAAGCCAAGAAGGTACCGGGCACCGATTTCGTCTGCATCCGCTTCCCGGGAACGCAGGGCTCCGTCACCTTCAACTCCGACCAGTTCGCGATGTTCAAGGTCTCGGATGACAAGGTTCCGGCCCAGCTGCAGATGGCTTCCGCCATTGAAAGCCCGACCTTCCAGTCGGCCTTCAACGTCGTCAAGGGATCCGTTCCGGCTCGTACCGATGTTCCGGACACCGACTTCGACGCTTGCGGCAAGAAGGGGATCAAGGACCTCGCCGAGGCCAACACCAACGGCACGCTCATGGGTTCCATGGCCCACGGCCATGCCAACCCGGCCTCTGTCAAGAACGCGATCTACGACGTCGTGACCCGCCAGTTCAACGGCGAGCTCAGCTCGGAAGACGCGGTGAAGGAACTTGCCGCTGCGGTCGAGGCCGCGAAGTAA
- a CDS encoding carbohydrate ABC transporter permease, with amino-acid sequence MDSRTRLQELLPKLVLAPSFLIVLVFVYGFIAYTGFLSMTDSKMLPSYNFVGLLNYSRLWALPHWWRAVSNLAIFASLYIVICSVLGLALAILLDQKIRAEGFLRPIYLYPMALSFIVTGTAWKWFLDPGIGLENTMHLWGWESFSFNWIKDRNYAIYCVVIAAVWQSTGFIMAMFLAGLRGVDNEIIKAAQIDGATTMTIYRRIIIPLMRPVFLSAFVVLAHLAIKAYDLIIALTGGGPGQATELPATFMYSYTFTRNQMGIGASSAIIMLVMIFSIIIPYLYSEIRGGKR; translated from the coding sequence ATGGATAGCCGCACCCGGCTGCAGGAGCTTTTGCCCAAGCTCGTGCTCGCCCCCAGCTTTCTCATCGTCCTGGTGTTCGTCTATGGCTTCATAGCCTATACCGGCTTCCTCTCGATGACGGACAGCAAGATGTTGCCGTCCTACAATTTCGTCGGCCTGTTGAATTACAGCCGGCTCTGGGCCCTGCCGCACTGGTGGCGAGCGGTCAGCAATCTGGCGATCTTCGCGTCGCTCTATATCGTCATCTGCTCGGTACTCGGCCTCGCACTCGCCATTCTGCTCGATCAGAAGATCCGGGCGGAAGGGTTCCTCCGGCCGATCTATCTCTATCCGATGGCGCTTTCCTTCATCGTGACGGGTACGGCGTGGAAGTGGTTCCTCGATCCGGGCATCGGTCTCGAGAACACCATGCATCTCTGGGGTTGGGAGAGCTTTTCCTTCAACTGGATCAAGGACCGCAACTACGCGATCTACTGCGTCGTCATCGCCGCAGTCTGGCAGTCGACCGGCTTCATCATGGCGATGTTCCTCGCAGGCCTGCGCGGCGTCGACAACGAGATCATCAAGGCCGCGCAGATCGATGGGGCGACGACCATGACGATCTATCGGCGGATCATTATTCCGCTGATGCGGCCCGTCTTCCTTTCGGCCTTCGTCGTTCTCGCCCATCTCGCCATCAAGGCCTACGACCTGATCATCGCCTTGACCGGCGGCGGGCCGGGGCAGGCGACCGAACTGCCGGCGACCTTCATGTATTCCTACACGTTTACCCGCAACCAGATGGGCATCGGCGCATCCTCGGCGATCATCATGCTGGTCATGATCTTCTCGATCATCATTCCCTACCTCTATTCCGAAATCCGGGGAGGAAAACGCTGA